One genomic window of Scatophagus argus isolate fScaArg1 chromosome 16, fScaArg1.pri, whole genome shotgun sequence includes the following:
- the trip10a gene encoding cdc42-interacting protein 4 homolog isoform X5, whose amino-acid sequence MDWGTELWDQYDIIEKHTQSGLELVEKYVKFVKERTEIEQNYAKQLRNLSKKYNLKRSSKDEPECRLSSYQSFLDILNEMNDYAGQRELIAENMMMSICIDLTKYLQELKQERKTYLMEAKKAQQSLESTYKQLDSSKKRFEREWREAERAAQYAEKTDQDINATKADVEKAKQQAHMRAHIAEECKNDYAAQLQKYNKEQNQFYFNDMPLIFNKLQDLDERRVRKLAQGYILFSDTEKHVMPIIGKCLEGITKAGTNVNDRNDSMVVIEQNKSGFERPGDVEFEDYSQGINRASSDSSLGTPKGPMDLLGKNRSKNFWLFSKRSKPTVTEDFAHLPPEQRRKRLQQKLEEICKELQKEVDQSEALGKMKDVYEKNPQMGDPASLASQISQTSQNIERLRGELNKYETWLAEAGGRGDTLRYKSHTFNNNGAHDVHSPDGAHSDESTPDPSQAIYAEFDDDFEDEELAAPIGKCTAMYNFPGASEGTISMQEGEVLAVVEEDKGDGWTRVRRNNGDEGYIPTSYVTISLNK is encoded by the exons ATGGACTGGGGCACAGAGCTTTGG GACCAATATGACATCATTGAGAAGCATACACAGTCCGGCctggagctggtggagaagTATGTGAAATTTgtgaaggagaggacagagattGAGCAGAACTATGCCAAACAACTGAG GAACCTTTCCAAGAAATATAACTTAAAACGAAGCAGCAAAGATGAACCAGAGTGCAG GTTGTCCAGCTACCAGTCTTTTTTGGACATCCTGAATGAGATGAATGACTATGCGGGCCAGAGGGAGCTAATTGCAGAGAACATGATGATGAGCATTTGCATCGATCTTACCAAGTACCTGCAAGAGCTCAAGCAGGAACGAAAGACG TATCTGATGGAGGCCAAGAAGGCCCAGCAGAGTTTGGAGAGCACCTACAAGCAGCTCGACAGT AGTAAAAAGCGCTTTGAGAGGGAATGGAGAGAAGCAGAGCGTGCAGCGCAGTACGCCGAGAAGACCGATCAAGATATCAATGCCACAAAAGCAGACGTTGAAAAA GCCAAGCAGCAGGCTCACATGAGAGCACACATAGCGGAAGAGTGTAAGAACGACTACGCTGCTCAGCTTCAGAAGTACAACAAGGAGCAGAACCAGTTCTATTTTAATGATATGCCACTCATTTTCAAT AAATTGCAGGATCTGGATGAGAGGCGAGTACGGAAGCTGGCGCAAGGCTACATCTTGTTCTCCGACACAGAGAAGCATGTGATGCCTATCATCGGCAAGTGCCTGGAAGGCATTACTAAAGCCGGCACAAATGTTAACGACAGGAAT GACTCCATGGTTGTAATAGAGCAGAACAAGTCAGGCTTCGAACGTCCTGGAGACGTGGAATTTGAGGACTACAGTCAGGGCATCAACAGAGCCTCATCTGACAGTAGCTTGGGCACACCTAAAGGCCCTATGGACCTTCTGGGAAAGAACAGGAGTAAAAATTTTTGGCTTTTCAGCAAAAGGAGTAAG CCTACGGTGACAGAGGACTTCGCCCATCTTCCACCAGAGCAGCGCAGAAAGAGGTTACAACAGAAACTGGAGGAAATTTGCAAAGAGCTGCAAAAGGAAGTAGATCAGAG TGAGGCCCTGGGGAAGATGAAAGATGTTTATGAGAAAAATCCTCAGATGGGAGACCCTGCTAGTCTGGCATCCCAAATCAGCCAGACATCCCAGAATATAGAGCGGCTTCGAGGAGAGCTCAACAAGTACGAG ACTTGGCTTGCAGAGGCAGGAGGCCGAGGGGACACACTGCGCTACAAATCTCACACTTTCAACAACAACGGAGCCCATGATGTTCACAG CCCCGATGGAGCTCACTCTGATGAAAGCACTCCAGATCCCTCCCAGGCCATCTACGCCGAGTTTGATGATGACTTTGAGGACGAGGAACTAGCTGCTCCGATTGGGAAATGCACAGCCATGTACAACTTTCCGG GTGCCAGTGAAGGCACCATCTCTATGCAGGAGGGGGAGGTGCTGGCAGTGGTAGAGGAGGACAAAGGGGATGGCTGGACCCGAGTCCGTAGGAACAATGGGGACGAAGGCTACATACCTACATCTTATGTCACCATCTCCCTAAACAAATGA
- the trip10a gene encoding cdc42-interacting protein 4 homolog isoform X4 — protein sequence MDWGTELWDQYDIIEKHTQSGLELVEKYVKFVKERTEIEQNYAKQLRNLSKKYNLKRSSKDEPECRLSSYQSFLDILNEMNDYAGQRELIAENMMMSICIDLTKYLQELKQERKTYLMEAKKAQQSLESTYKQLDSSKKRFEREWREAERAAQYAEKTDQDINATKADVEKAKQQAHMRAHIAEECKNDYAAQLQKYNKEQNQFYFNDMPLIFNKLQDLDERRVRKLAQGYILFSDTEKHVMPIIGKCLEGITKAGTNVNDRNDSMVVIEQNKSGFERPGDVEFEDYSQGINRASSDSSLGTPKGPMDLLGKNRSKNFWLFSKRSKKFTPERITPTVTEDFAHLPPEQRRKRLQQKLEEICKELQKEVDQSEALGKMKDVYEKNPQMGDPASLASQISQTSQNIERLRGELNKYETWLAEAGGRGDTLRYKSHTFNNNGAHDVHSPDGAHSDESTPDPSQAIYAEFDDDFEDEELAAPIGKCTAMYNFPGASEGTISMQEGEVLAVVEEDKGDGWTRVRRNNGDEGYIPTSYVTISLNK from the exons ATGGACTGGGGCACAGAGCTTTGG GACCAATATGACATCATTGAGAAGCATACACAGTCCGGCctggagctggtggagaagTATGTGAAATTTgtgaaggagaggacagagattGAGCAGAACTATGCCAAACAACTGAG GAACCTTTCCAAGAAATATAACTTAAAACGAAGCAGCAAAGATGAACCAGAGTGCAG GTTGTCCAGCTACCAGTCTTTTTTGGACATCCTGAATGAGATGAATGACTATGCGGGCCAGAGGGAGCTAATTGCAGAGAACATGATGATGAGCATTTGCATCGATCTTACCAAGTACCTGCAAGAGCTCAAGCAGGAACGAAAGACG TATCTGATGGAGGCCAAGAAGGCCCAGCAGAGTTTGGAGAGCACCTACAAGCAGCTCGACAGT AGTAAAAAGCGCTTTGAGAGGGAATGGAGAGAAGCAGAGCGTGCAGCGCAGTACGCCGAGAAGACCGATCAAGATATCAATGCCACAAAAGCAGACGTTGAAAAA GCCAAGCAGCAGGCTCACATGAGAGCACACATAGCGGAAGAGTGTAAGAACGACTACGCTGCTCAGCTTCAGAAGTACAACAAGGAGCAGAACCAGTTCTATTTTAATGATATGCCACTCATTTTCAAT AAATTGCAGGATCTGGATGAGAGGCGAGTACGGAAGCTGGCGCAAGGCTACATCTTGTTCTCCGACACAGAGAAGCATGTGATGCCTATCATCGGCAAGTGCCTGGAAGGCATTACTAAAGCCGGCACAAATGTTAACGACAGGAAT GACTCCATGGTTGTAATAGAGCAGAACAAGTCAGGCTTCGAACGTCCTGGAGACGTGGAATTTGAGGACTACAGTCAGGGCATCAACAGAGCCTCATCTGACAGTAGCTTGGGCACACCTAAAGGCCCTATGGACCTTCTGGGAAAGAACAGGAGTAAAAATTTTTGGCTTTTCAGCAAAAGGAGTAAG aaGTTTACTCCAGAGAGGATCACG CCTACGGTGACAGAGGACTTCGCCCATCTTCCACCAGAGCAGCGCAGAAAGAGGTTACAACAGAAACTGGAGGAAATTTGCAAAGAGCTGCAAAAGGAAGTAGATCAGAG TGAGGCCCTGGGGAAGATGAAAGATGTTTATGAGAAAAATCCTCAGATGGGAGACCCTGCTAGTCTGGCATCCCAAATCAGCCAGACATCCCAGAATATAGAGCGGCTTCGAGGAGAGCTCAACAAGTACGAG ACTTGGCTTGCAGAGGCAGGAGGCCGAGGGGACACACTGCGCTACAAATCTCACACTTTCAACAACAACGGAGCCCATGATGTTCACAG CCCCGATGGAGCTCACTCTGATGAAAGCACTCCAGATCCCTCCCAGGCCATCTACGCCGAGTTTGATGATGACTTTGAGGACGAGGAACTAGCTGCTCCGATTGGGAAATGCACAGCCATGTACAACTTTCCGG GTGCCAGTGAAGGCACCATCTCTATGCAGGAGGGGGAGGTGCTGGCAGTGGTAGAGGAGGACAAAGGGGATGGCTGGACCCGAGTCCGTAGGAACAATGGGGACGAAGGCTACATACCTACATCTTATGTCACCATCTCCCTAAACAAATGA
- the trip10a gene encoding cdc42-interacting protein 4 homolog isoform X3 → MDWGTELWDQYDIIEKHTQSGLELVEKYVKFVKERTEIEQNYAKQLRNLSKKYNLKRSSKDEPECRLSSYQSFLDILNEMNDYAGQRELIAENMMMSICIDLTKYLQELKQERKTYLMEAKKAQQSLESTYKQLDSSKKRFEREWREAERAAQYAEKTDQDINATKADVEKAKQQAHMRAHIAEECKNDYAAQLQKYNKEQNQFYFNDMPLIFNKLQDLDERRVRKLAQGYILFSDTEKHVMPIIGKCLEGITKAGTNVNDRNDSMVVIEQNKSGFERPGDVEFEDYSQGINRASSDSSLGTPKGPMDLLGKNRSKNFWLFSKRSKLSPSTLPPFSTPPAPSPANGPPSPKFGRDPLSYCLKEINKTVKPRISSFRTLRRSPTVTEDFAHLPPEQRRKRLQQKLEEICKELQKEVDQSEALGKMKDVYEKNPQMGDPASLASQISQTSQNIERLRGELNKYETWLAEAGGRGDTLRYKSHTFNNNGAHDVHSPDGAHSDESTPDPSQAIYAEFDDDFEDEELAAPIGKCTAMYNFPGASEGTISMQEGEVLAVVEEDKGDGWTRVRRNNGDEGYIPTSYVTISLNK, encoded by the exons ATGGACTGGGGCACAGAGCTTTGG GACCAATATGACATCATTGAGAAGCATACACAGTCCGGCctggagctggtggagaagTATGTGAAATTTgtgaaggagaggacagagattGAGCAGAACTATGCCAAACAACTGAG GAACCTTTCCAAGAAATATAACTTAAAACGAAGCAGCAAAGATGAACCAGAGTGCAG GTTGTCCAGCTACCAGTCTTTTTTGGACATCCTGAATGAGATGAATGACTATGCGGGCCAGAGGGAGCTAATTGCAGAGAACATGATGATGAGCATTTGCATCGATCTTACCAAGTACCTGCAAGAGCTCAAGCAGGAACGAAAGACG TATCTGATGGAGGCCAAGAAGGCCCAGCAGAGTTTGGAGAGCACCTACAAGCAGCTCGACAGT AGTAAAAAGCGCTTTGAGAGGGAATGGAGAGAAGCAGAGCGTGCAGCGCAGTACGCCGAGAAGACCGATCAAGATATCAATGCCACAAAAGCAGACGTTGAAAAA GCCAAGCAGCAGGCTCACATGAGAGCACACATAGCGGAAGAGTGTAAGAACGACTACGCTGCTCAGCTTCAGAAGTACAACAAGGAGCAGAACCAGTTCTATTTTAATGATATGCCACTCATTTTCAAT AAATTGCAGGATCTGGATGAGAGGCGAGTACGGAAGCTGGCGCAAGGCTACATCTTGTTCTCCGACACAGAGAAGCATGTGATGCCTATCATCGGCAAGTGCCTGGAAGGCATTACTAAAGCCGGCACAAATGTTAACGACAGGAAT GACTCCATGGTTGTAATAGAGCAGAACAAGTCAGGCTTCGAACGTCCTGGAGACGTGGAATTTGAGGACTACAGTCAGGGCATCAACAGAGCCTCATCTGACAGTAGCTTGGGCACACCTAAAGGCCCTATGGACCTTCTGGGAAAGAACAGGAGTAAAAATTTTTGGCTTTTCAGCAAAAGGAGTAAG CTCTCTCCCTCCACACTCCCACCTTTCTCCACACCCCCTGCCCCCTCGCCCGCTAACGGACCCCCTTCCCCCAAGTTTGGCCGGGACCCCCTGTCGTATTGTTTGAAGGAGATCAATAAGACAGTCAAACCCAGAATCTCTTCATTCCGGACACTCAGGAGATCG CCTACGGTGACAGAGGACTTCGCCCATCTTCCACCAGAGCAGCGCAGAAAGAGGTTACAACAGAAACTGGAGGAAATTTGCAAAGAGCTGCAAAAGGAAGTAGATCAGAG TGAGGCCCTGGGGAAGATGAAAGATGTTTATGAGAAAAATCCTCAGATGGGAGACCCTGCTAGTCTGGCATCCCAAATCAGCCAGACATCCCAGAATATAGAGCGGCTTCGAGGAGAGCTCAACAAGTACGAG ACTTGGCTTGCAGAGGCAGGAGGCCGAGGGGACACACTGCGCTACAAATCTCACACTTTCAACAACAACGGAGCCCATGATGTTCACAG CCCCGATGGAGCTCACTCTGATGAAAGCACTCCAGATCCCTCCCAGGCCATCTACGCCGAGTTTGATGATGACTTTGAGGACGAGGAACTAGCTGCTCCGATTGGGAAATGCACAGCCATGTACAACTTTCCGG GTGCCAGTGAAGGCACCATCTCTATGCAGGAGGGGGAGGTGCTGGCAGTGGTAGAGGAGGACAAAGGGGATGGCTGGACCCGAGTCCGTAGGAACAATGGGGACGAAGGCTACATACCTACATCTTATGTCACCATCTCCCTAAACAAATGA
- the trip10a gene encoding cdc42-interacting protein 4 homolog isoform X1: protein MDWGTELWDQYDIIEKHTQSGLELVEKYVKFVKERTEIEQNYAKQLRNLSKKYNLKRSSKDEPECRLSSYQSFLDILNEMNDYAGQRELIAENMMMSICIDLTKYLQELKQERKTYLMEAKKAQQSLESTYKQLDSSKKRFEREWREAERAAQYAEKTDQDINATKADVEKAKQQAHMRAHIAEECKNDYAAQLQKYNKEQNQFYFNDMPLIFNKLQDLDERRVRKLAQGYILFSDTEKHVMPIIGKCLEGITKAGTNVNDRNDSMVVIEQNKSGFERPGDVEFEDYSQGINRASSDSSLGTPKGPMDLLGKNRSKNFWLFSKRSKLSPSTLPPFSTPPAPSPANGPPSPKFGRDPLSYCLKEINKTVKPRISSFRTLRRSKFTPERITPTVTEDFAHLPPEQRRKRLQQKLEEICKELQKEVDQSEALGKMKDVYEKNPQMGDPASLASQISQTSQNIERLRGELNKYETWLAEAGGRGDTLRYKSHTFNNNGAHDVHSPDGAHSDESTPDPSQAIYAEFDDDFEDEELAAPIGKCTAMYNFPGASEGTISMQEGEVLAVVEEDKGDGWTRVRRNNGDEGYIPTSYVTISLNK from the exons ATGGACTGGGGCACAGAGCTTTGG GACCAATATGACATCATTGAGAAGCATACACAGTCCGGCctggagctggtggagaagTATGTGAAATTTgtgaaggagaggacagagattGAGCAGAACTATGCCAAACAACTGAG GAACCTTTCCAAGAAATATAACTTAAAACGAAGCAGCAAAGATGAACCAGAGTGCAG GTTGTCCAGCTACCAGTCTTTTTTGGACATCCTGAATGAGATGAATGACTATGCGGGCCAGAGGGAGCTAATTGCAGAGAACATGATGATGAGCATTTGCATCGATCTTACCAAGTACCTGCAAGAGCTCAAGCAGGAACGAAAGACG TATCTGATGGAGGCCAAGAAGGCCCAGCAGAGTTTGGAGAGCACCTACAAGCAGCTCGACAGT AGTAAAAAGCGCTTTGAGAGGGAATGGAGAGAAGCAGAGCGTGCAGCGCAGTACGCCGAGAAGACCGATCAAGATATCAATGCCACAAAAGCAGACGTTGAAAAA GCCAAGCAGCAGGCTCACATGAGAGCACACATAGCGGAAGAGTGTAAGAACGACTACGCTGCTCAGCTTCAGAAGTACAACAAGGAGCAGAACCAGTTCTATTTTAATGATATGCCACTCATTTTCAAT AAATTGCAGGATCTGGATGAGAGGCGAGTACGGAAGCTGGCGCAAGGCTACATCTTGTTCTCCGACACAGAGAAGCATGTGATGCCTATCATCGGCAAGTGCCTGGAAGGCATTACTAAAGCCGGCACAAATGTTAACGACAGGAAT GACTCCATGGTTGTAATAGAGCAGAACAAGTCAGGCTTCGAACGTCCTGGAGACGTGGAATTTGAGGACTACAGTCAGGGCATCAACAGAGCCTCATCTGACAGTAGCTTGGGCACACCTAAAGGCCCTATGGACCTTCTGGGAAAGAACAGGAGTAAAAATTTTTGGCTTTTCAGCAAAAGGAGTAAG CTCTCTCCCTCCACACTCCCACCTTTCTCCACACCCCCTGCCCCCTCGCCCGCTAACGGACCCCCTTCCCCCAAGTTTGGCCGGGACCCCCTGTCGTATTGTTTGAAGGAGATCAATAAGACAGTCAAACCCAGAATCTCTTCATTCCGGACACTCAGGAGATCG aaGTTTACTCCAGAGAGGATCACG CCTACGGTGACAGAGGACTTCGCCCATCTTCCACCAGAGCAGCGCAGAAAGAGGTTACAACAGAAACTGGAGGAAATTTGCAAAGAGCTGCAAAAGGAAGTAGATCAGAG TGAGGCCCTGGGGAAGATGAAAGATGTTTATGAGAAAAATCCTCAGATGGGAGACCCTGCTAGTCTGGCATCCCAAATCAGCCAGACATCCCAGAATATAGAGCGGCTTCGAGGAGAGCTCAACAAGTACGAG ACTTGGCTTGCAGAGGCAGGAGGCCGAGGGGACACACTGCGCTACAAATCTCACACTTTCAACAACAACGGAGCCCATGATGTTCACAG CCCCGATGGAGCTCACTCTGATGAAAGCACTCCAGATCCCTCCCAGGCCATCTACGCCGAGTTTGATGATGACTTTGAGGACGAGGAACTAGCTGCTCCGATTGGGAAATGCACAGCCATGTACAACTTTCCGG GTGCCAGTGAAGGCACCATCTCTATGCAGGAGGGGGAGGTGCTGGCAGTGGTAGAGGAGGACAAAGGGGATGGCTGGACCCGAGTCCGTAGGAACAATGGGGACGAAGGCTACATACCTACATCTTATGTCACCATCTCCCTAAACAAATGA
- the trip10a gene encoding cdc42-interacting protein 4 homolog isoform X2 yields MDWGTELWDQYDIIEKHTQSGLELVEKYVKFVKERTEIEQNYAKQLRNLSKKYNLKRSSKDEPECRLSSYQSFLDILNEMNDYAGQRELIAENMMMSICIDLTKYLQELKQERKTYLMEAKKAQQSLESTYKQLDSSKKRFEREWREAERAAQYAEKTDQDINATKADVEKAKQQAHMRAHIAEECKNDYAAQLQKYNKEQNQFYFNDMPLIFNKLQDLDERRVRKLAQGYILFSDTEKHVMPIIGKCLEGITKAGTNVNDRNDSMVVIEQNKSGFERPGDVEFEDYSQGINRASSDSSLGTPKGPMDLLGKNRSKNFWLFSKRSKLSPSTLPPFSTPPAPSPANGPPSPKFGRDPLSYCLKEINKTVKPRISSFRTLRRSFTPERITPTVTEDFAHLPPEQRRKRLQQKLEEICKELQKEVDQSEALGKMKDVYEKNPQMGDPASLASQISQTSQNIERLRGELNKYETWLAEAGGRGDTLRYKSHTFNNNGAHDVHSPDGAHSDESTPDPSQAIYAEFDDDFEDEELAAPIGKCTAMYNFPGASEGTISMQEGEVLAVVEEDKGDGWTRVRRNNGDEGYIPTSYVTISLNK; encoded by the exons ATGGACTGGGGCACAGAGCTTTGG GACCAATATGACATCATTGAGAAGCATACACAGTCCGGCctggagctggtggagaagTATGTGAAATTTgtgaaggagaggacagagattGAGCAGAACTATGCCAAACAACTGAG GAACCTTTCCAAGAAATATAACTTAAAACGAAGCAGCAAAGATGAACCAGAGTGCAG GTTGTCCAGCTACCAGTCTTTTTTGGACATCCTGAATGAGATGAATGACTATGCGGGCCAGAGGGAGCTAATTGCAGAGAACATGATGATGAGCATTTGCATCGATCTTACCAAGTACCTGCAAGAGCTCAAGCAGGAACGAAAGACG TATCTGATGGAGGCCAAGAAGGCCCAGCAGAGTTTGGAGAGCACCTACAAGCAGCTCGACAGT AGTAAAAAGCGCTTTGAGAGGGAATGGAGAGAAGCAGAGCGTGCAGCGCAGTACGCCGAGAAGACCGATCAAGATATCAATGCCACAAAAGCAGACGTTGAAAAA GCCAAGCAGCAGGCTCACATGAGAGCACACATAGCGGAAGAGTGTAAGAACGACTACGCTGCTCAGCTTCAGAAGTACAACAAGGAGCAGAACCAGTTCTATTTTAATGATATGCCACTCATTTTCAAT AAATTGCAGGATCTGGATGAGAGGCGAGTACGGAAGCTGGCGCAAGGCTACATCTTGTTCTCCGACACAGAGAAGCATGTGATGCCTATCATCGGCAAGTGCCTGGAAGGCATTACTAAAGCCGGCACAAATGTTAACGACAGGAAT GACTCCATGGTTGTAATAGAGCAGAACAAGTCAGGCTTCGAACGTCCTGGAGACGTGGAATTTGAGGACTACAGTCAGGGCATCAACAGAGCCTCATCTGACAGTAGCTTGGGCACACCTAAAGGCCCTATGGACCTTCTGGGAAAGAACAGGAGTAAAAATTTTTGGCTTTTCAGCAAAAGGAGTAAG CTCTCTCCCTCCACACTCCCACCTTTCTCCACACCCCCTGCCCCCTCGCCCGCTAACGGACCCCCTTCCCCCAAGTTTGGCCGGGACCCCCTGTCGTATTGTTTGAAGGAGATCAATAAGACAGTCAAACCCAGAATCTCTTCATTCCGGACACTCAGGAGATCG TTTACTCCAGAGAGGATCACG CCTACGGTGACAGAGGACTTCGCCCATCTTCCACCAGAGCAGCGCAGAAAGAGGTTACAACAGAAACTGGAGGAAATTTGCAAAGAGCTGCAAAAGGAAGTAGATCAGAG TGAGGCCCTGGGGAAGATGAAAGATGTTTATGAGAAAAATCCTCAGATGGGAGACCCTGCTAGTCTGGCATCCCAAATCAGCCAGACATCCCAGAATATAGAGCGGCTTCGAGGAGAGCTCAACAAGTACGAG ACTTGGCTTGCAGAGGCAGGAGGCCGAGGGGACACACTGCGCTACAAATCTCACACTTTCAACAACAACGGAGCCCATGATGTTCACAG CCCCGATGGAGCTCACTCTGATGAAAGCACTCCAGATCCCTCCCAGGCCATCTACGCCGAGTTTGATGATGACTTTGAGGACGAGGAACTAGCTGCTCCGATTGGGAAATGCACAGCCATGTACAACTTTCCGG GTGCCAGTGAAGGCACCATCTCTATGCAGGAGGGGGAGGTGCTGGCAGTGGTAGAGGAGGACAAAGGGGATGGCTGGACCCGAGTCCGTAGGAACAATGGGGACGAAGGCTACATACCTACATCTTATGTCACCATCTCCCTAAACAAATGA